A part of SAR202 cluster bacterium genomic DNA contains:
- a CDS encoding tyrosine-protein phosphatase, which translates to MTTLTPQRRLKIEGTYNVRDIGGYKTADGRTTRWKTYLRADSLHNLKPQGQQALVDYGIKTVVDLRRVRETVKTPNVFATSKLARYVHHNMITDTNPATYGAGEGIWLIYNSYIVLLEERKPQIKEIMTTLSEPDEVPALFHCAGGTDRTGIVASMLLGTCGVPDETISEDYGLSAEPLWERYLVEGPPDGYSMDDLTKRRERGEFSPPEAMMKTLEHIRVKYGGIDDYLSHIGITEKQMNNIRRALVG; encoded by the coding sequence ATGACCACCCTCACACCACAGCGCCGCCTCAAGATAGAGGGGACGTACAACGTCCGCGACATCGGCGGCTACAAGACCGCGGACGGCCGCACGACGCGCTGGAAGACCTACCTCCGCGCGGATAGCCTCCATAACCTCAAGCCGCAGGGCCAGCAGGCGCTCGTGGACTACGGCATCAAGACCGTCGTGGACCTCCGCCGAGTGCGCGAGACCGTCAAGACGCCCAACGTCTTCGCCACCTCCAAGCTCGCGCGGTACGTCCACCACAACATGATTACGGACACCAACCCGGCCACCTACGGCGCGGGCGAGGGCATCTGGCTCATCTACAACTCGTATATCGTCCTCCTTGAGGAGCGCAAGCCGCAGATCAAGGAGATCATGACGACGCTCTCGGAGCCGGACGAGGTTCCCGCGCTCTTCCACTGCGCCGGCGGCACCGATCGCACCGGCATCGTCGCCTCGATGCTCCTGGGCACGTGCGGCGTTCCGGACGAGACCATCTCCGAGGACTATGGCCTAAGCGCCGAGCCCCTCTGGGAGCGCTACCTGGTCGAAGGCCCCCCGGACGGCTACTCGATGGACGACCTCACCAAGCGGCGTGAGCGCGGTGAGTTCTCACCGCCGGAGGCGATGATGAAGACGCTGGAGCACATCCGCGTGAAGTACGGCGGCATCGACGACTACCTCTCACACATCGGCATCACCGAGAAGCAAATGAACAACATCCGCCGTGCGCTGGTAGGGTAG
- a CDS encoding exo-alpha-sialidase: MNNFFMTRRNEMLAEHQTSFFHDSTFVDRPDGRLLHASGKRFCTSDDGGITWSPVFECKDRDGNPVGGGGTSLVKLSGNGIGLAAMRKGMGVNHPDWMEQYTYMVFWRSDDGGKTWERPVRMTRPGAACHALQDVALRTSSGRIIVPVYVHKWHTAHPADPKPPMTGKLVFNQWYGTSGHFYDPASSNCQVHYSDDDGRTWKVNHDGELMIQIDWGGWTAGGGEPTVAEVSPGKIIMLIRTRLGRLYQAWSYDNGETWTAPFATSLAASTTPAQIRRIPSTGHLLVVWNQEGHDDVHNGFNRMRMSSAISRNGGSVWEFYQNIMSIDETVRVEPGPIEHLRPLETYHEPGKGSDVRDPSAVKTAGFHGRWSYPSLYVGKDRAIVTHTYTHLEEHATKAQLVRVGGAGNEFNQYMKVLPLTWFYGGKQPADSDRLPRQDETPTP, translated from the coding sequence TTGAACAACTTCTTTATGACGCGTCGCAACGAAATGCTGGCGGAGCACCAGACGAGCTTCTTTCACGATTCCACGTTTGTGGACCGGCCGGACGGCAGGCTGCTGCACGCGTCCGGCAAGCGGTTTTGCACTTCCGACGACGGCGGCATAACCTGGTCGCCGGTCTTCGAGTGCAAGGACAGGGACGGCAACCCCGTCGGCGGCGGGGGTACGTCGCTCGTGAAGCTGTCCGGCAACGGCATCGGCCTGGCGGCAATGCGTAAGGGCATGGGCGTCAACCACCCGGACTGGATGGAGCAGTACACCTACATGGTCTTCTGGCGCTCGGACGACGGCGGCAAGACGTGGGAACGCCCTGTCCGCATGACGCGCCCCGGCGCCGCCTGCCACGCGCTGCAGGACGTTGCGCTGCGCACCAGCTCTGGCCGCATCATCGTCCCCGTTTACGTCCACAAGTGGCACACCGCCCACCCGGCGGACCCAAAGCCGCCCATGACGGGCAAGCTTGTCTTTAACCAGTGGTACGGCACTTCCGGCCACTTTTACGACCCCGCTTCCAGCAACTGCCAGGTGCACTACTCCGACGATGACGGCCGCACGTGGAAGGTCAACCACGACGGCGAGCTGATGATCCAGATCGACTGGGGCGGATGGACGGCCGGCGGTGGAGAGCCGACTGTGGCTGAGGTAAGCCCGGGCAAGATCATCATGCTCATCCGCACCCGCCTCGGCAGGCTCTACCAGGCGTGGTCTTACGACAACGGCGAGACGTGGACCGCCCCGTTTGCGACTTCCCTGGCGGCTTCTACCACGCCGGCGCAGATACGCAGGATACCCTCCACCGGCCATCTGCTGGTCGTCTGGAACCAGGAGGGCCACGACGACGTGCACAACGGCTTCAACCGCATGCGTATGTCGTCGGCAATCAGCCGCAATGGCGGCAGCGTGTGGGAGTTCTACCAGAACATCATGTCCATTGATGAGACCGTGCGTGTCGAGCCGGGTCCGATAGAGCACCTCCGCCCTCTGGAAACCTACCACGAGCCGGGCAAGGGTTCCGACGTCCGCGACCCGTCGGCCGTCAAGACCGCCGGATTCCACGGCCGATGGTCATACCCGTCGCTCTACGTCGGCAAAGACCGGGCGATCGTTACGCACACGTACACCCACCTGGAGGAGCACGCCACGAAGGCGCAGCTCGTGAGAGTCGGCGGCGCGGGCAACGAGTTCAACCAGTACATGAAGGTGCTCCCGCTCACATGGTTCTACGGCGGCAAGCAGCCCGCGGATAGTGACCGCCTGCCGCGGCAGGACGAAACGCCCACGCCGTGA
- a CDS encoding exo-alpha-sialidase, which yields MSNVPMTRPWEMLAEHKTNYFHDSTFIEISNGRILHCSGKQFCTSDDGGISWSAPYQSRDKNGDVIGGGGTSLVKLDGNTIGLAAIRRGKGPDFPDWMERHSYMVYWRSDDEGKTWEKPVRMSLPALGQVVAYQDVFIRTSTGRIMLPIYTGLGHELHPLDQHYPHHGKLVNGQWVSTSAHFFGTGIAGSYVVYSDDEGRTWQQNKDGHLIIYIDWAASLSATSEPTIAEVAPGRIVMYQRTKLGRIFQSWSYDNGETWTSPVPTSLAATTTPAQIRKIPSTGHMLVVWNQESEDEIRAGYNRTRISSAISRNGGSVWEFYQNVHSMHDETRVEPGPIRAVRPEEMHNKPGQAPPTRDGKYLKIVDHHIRISYPSVFVMKDRVLIAHTYTHYEDHPTRAQLVKVGGADNKDFNQILKVLPLTWFYGGKEPADNPAFPKASDIAVPFP from the coding sequence ATGAGCAATGTACCAATGACTCGGCCATGGGAAATGCTGGCCGAGCACAAGACCAACTACTTCCACGACTCCACATTCATCGAGATCAGCAACGGACGCATTTTGCACTGCTCCGGTAAGCAATTCTGCACGTCTGACGACGGGGGCATATCCTGGTCCGCGCCGTACCAGTCCAGGGACAAGAACGGCGACGTAATAGGCGGCGGCGGCACCTCGCTTGTCAAGCTGGACGGCAATACAATCGGTCTCGCGGCGATCCGCAGGGGCAAAGGGCCTGATTTCCCAGACTGGATGGAGCGACACAGCTACATGGTCTACTGGCGCTCGGATGACGAGGGAAAGACCTGGGAGAAGCCTGTCCGCATGTCGCTTCCGGCGCTGGGACAGGTAGTTGCCTATCAGGACGTGTTTATCCGGACGAGCACCGGCCGGATCATGCTGCCTATCTACACCGGCCTCGGCCACGAGCTTCATCCGCTGGACCAGCATTACCCGCACCACGGCAAGCTTGTAAACGGACAGTGGGTCTCCACGTCAGCGCATTTCTTCGGCACAGGCATTGCCGGGAGCTACGTCGTTTACTCGGACGACGAGGGACGGACCTGGCAGCAGAACAAGGACGGCCATCTCATCATTTATATCGACTGGGCCGCTTCCTTGAGCGCGACTAGCGAACCGACGATTGCCGAGGTCGCTCCCGGCAGGATTGTCATGTACCAGCGGACGAAGCTGGGACGCATATTCCAGTCCTGGTCGTACGACAACGGCGAAACGTGGACGTCGCCGGTACCGACATCCCTCGCGGCCACCACAACGCCTGCTCAGATACGCAAGATTCCCTCCACCGGCCACATGCTCGTGGTCTGGAACCAGGAGAGTGAGGACGAGATCAGGGCCGGGTATAACCGCACGCGCATCTCTTCCGCAATAAGCCGGAATGGCGGCAGCGTCTGGGAGTTCTACCAGAACGTGCACTCCATGCACGACGAGACACGCGTGGAGCCCGGGCCGATACGCGCCGTGCGCCCCGAGGAAATGCACAACAAGCCGGGGCAGGCGCCGCCGACGCGTGACGGTAAATATCTCAAGATTGTGGACCACCACATCCGGATATCGTACCCTTCCGTTTTCGTCATGAAGGACCGCGTCCTCATTGCCCATACGTATACCCACTACGAGGACCATCCAACCAGGGCGCAGCTCGTAAAGGTCGGCGGGGCCGACAACAAGGATTTTAACCAGATACTCAAAGTGCTTCCCCTCACCTGGTTCTACGGAGGAAAAGAGCCCGCGGACAACCCAGCCTTCCCGAAGGCGTCGGACATCGCCGTCCCATTCCCATAA